Proteins from a genomic interval of Trifolium pratense cultivar HEN17-A07 linkage group LG6, ARS_RC_1.1, whole genome shotgun sequence:
- the LOC123888979 gene encoding F-box/LRR-repeat protein At3g03360-like: MDRISELPDEILCYILTMLSIKDLLKTSILSRRWCELWTLWRDLHFDIFHVLGKTKEEVLHLPSNSPMEIQVHRDINMDEFVKRVDQFLNNFQGTKINSFFASFYSYDKHSNIIDQWISFAIARGVETINLFLLPIMPCTYVTPYEPYKFVFDLFSETNASTLKHLRLEQCLVCHPTKCDYIPFKNLRSLSLYLSKVDEMFIESLLSNCRWLEELHLFGCEFRSSMSSIVSPSLCYLKVGACFAISDNMPKNINLSLLDCLKLTSLEYHSLLYDGYSLDTLNINTPLLKSFHCTVFYADDPNQYAIFETLSKLEIMRLDINLKALISLKEIQPFKHLKQLNINIFQHFVTVEPSEINLLGILILLRASPLLHKLSVMVSEHG; this comes from the exons ATGGATCGCATTAGTGAATTGCCTGACGAAATCCTATGTTATATCCTAACAATGTTATCCATCAAAGATTTGTTGAAAACCAGCATTCTGTCTAGAAGGTGGTGTGAGCTTTGGACTCTATGGAGAGATCTCCACTTTGATATCTTCCACGTGCTTGGAAAGACCAAGGAAGAAGTATTACATCTTCCTAGTAATTCTCCTATGGAGATACAAGTCCATCGAGATATCAATATGGATGAATTTGTAAAACGAGTAGATCAATTTCTCAACAATTTTCAAGGCACAAAGATAAATTCTTTCTTTGCGAGCTTCTATTCATATGATAAACACAGTAATATTATTGATCAATGGATTAGTTTTGCAATTGCAAGGGGAGTTGAAACAATCAATCTATTCTTATTACCAATTATGCCTTGTACTTATGTTACTCCATATGAACCATACAAGTTTGTCTTTGACTTATTTTCGGAGACTAATGCTTCAACTCTAAAGCATCTGCGTCTCGAACAATGTCTTGTTTGCCATCCCACCAAATGTGACTACATTCCTTTCAAAAATTTGAGATCTCTTTCACTTTACCTTTCAAAAGTGGATGAAATGTTCATTGAAAGTCTATTATCAAATTGTAGATGGCTCGAAGAACTTCACTTATTTGGTTGTGAGTTCAGATCATCAATGTCAAGTATAGTGAGTCCATCCTTATGTTATCTCAAGGTTGGAGCATGCTTTGCTATATCTGACAACATGCCGAAGAACATAAATCTGAGTTTACTAGATTGCCTTAAACTCACTTCATTGGAGTACCATTCATTGTTGTACGATGGATATAGTTTGGATACCTTGAACATTAATACCCCATTGTTGAAGAGCTTTCACTGCACTGTTTTTTATGCTGATGATCCTAATCAATATGCAATCTTTGAAACTCTTTCTAAACTTGAGATTATGAGATTGGACATCAATTTAAAG GCTCTTATTTCCCTAAAAGAAATTCAACCATTCAAACATCTTAAGCAATTAAACATCAACATTTTCCAGCACTTTGTTACTGTAGAACCTTCTGAGATCAATCTTTTGGGGATTTTAATCCTTCTACGAGCTTCTCCGCTTTTGCATAAACTTTCTGTAATGGTGAGTGAACATGGTTAA